Proteins encoded within one genomic window of Prauserella marina:
- a CDS encoding CaiB/BaiF CoA transferase family protein — protein sequence MTVGPLSGVRVLDVSTILAGPLASSLLGEFGAEVIKIEQPGEGDPARRYPPLADDGVSEAWAMLGRTKRSVTIDLHAPEAAALVGKLAATAEVVVTNFRPATLRRFRIDFDDLRAYRPDLVMVHVSAFGRTGPYADRPGFARVAEAFAGLTYRTGDPERPPVFAGYPVADGVTGIYAAFAAMLALRQRDHTGEAQLADIPLYEPLLRMMEDFVVEYGVTGRSRERQGNRNPHISPNSLYRTRDGRWLALPASTEQMWRRLVAVMAAPDLAVHDTMTARLENRDEIESRVAEFVAAHDLEPLMALLVEAGVAAGPVNSASDIVADPHIRARGSVVELARGEGEPRLPMQAPAGRFSGFEATIGGRAPGLGEHTAEVLREAGGLTGPEIEKLRQRGVI from the coding sequence GTGACCGTTGGCCCACTGAGCGGGGTGCGGGTGCTGGACGTGTCGACGATCCTGGCAGGCCCGCTGGCGTCCTCGCTGCTCGGCGAATTCGGCGCCGAGGTGATCAAGATCGAGCAGCCGGGGGAGGGCGACCCGGCGCGACGCTATCCGCCGCTGGCCGACGACGGCGTCTCCGAGGCGTGGGCGATGCTGGGCCGTACCAAGCGAAGCGTCACGATCGATCTGCACGCGCCCGAGGCGGCGGCGCTGGTCGGAAAGCTCGCCGCGACCGCCGAGGTCGTGGTGACCAACTTCCGTCCCGCGACGCTGCGCCGGTTTCGCATCGACTTCGACGACCTGCGTGCCTACCGGCCGGATCTGGTGATGGTGCACGTGAGCGCGTTCGGCCGCACCGGCCCCTACGCCGACCGGCCCGGTTTCGCCCGCGTGGCCGAGGCGTTCGCCGGACTGACCTACCGCACCGGCGATCCGGAACGGCCCCCGGTGTTCGCGGGCTATCCGGTCGCCGACGGCGTCACCGGCATCTACGCGGCGTTCGCGGCGATGCTCGCGCTGCGGCAGCGGGACCACACCGGTGAAGCGCAACTGGCCGACATTCCCCTCTACGAGCCGTTGTTGCGCATGATGGAGGACTTCGTCGTCGAGTACGGCGTGACCGGCCGAAGTCGTGAACGGCAGGGCAACCGGAATCCGCACATCAGCCCGAACAGCCTCTACCGCACCCGCGACGGCCGCTGGCTCGCCCTGCCCGCCTCGACCGAGCAGATGTGGCGGCGCCTGGTCGCGGTCATGGCCGCACCGGATCTCGCCGTGCACGACACCATGACCGCGCGGCTGGAGAACAGGGACGAGATCGAGTCAAGGGTCGCCGAGTTCGTCGCCGCGCACGATCTGGAGCCGTTGATGGCCCTGCTCGTCGAGGCGGGAGTGGCCGCGGGGCCGGTGAATTCGGCTTCCGACATCGTGGCCGACCCGCACATCAGGGCGCGTGGCTCGGTGGTCGAACTCGCTCGCGGCGAGGGTGAGCCCCGGCTGCCGATGCAGGCGCCGGCGGGCCGGTTCTCCGGTTTCGAGGCCACGATCGGCGGCCGCGCGCCTGGGCTCGGTGAGCACACCGCCGAGGTGCTGCGCGAAGCCGGTGGGCTGACCGGCCCTGAGATCGAGAAGCTGCGCCAACGCGGTGTGATCTGA
- a CDS encoding SLC13 family permease, whose amino-acid sequence MTMAVVSIIVLVALFAATLIPAFDLGLGALAAAFVVGLAAGVPADEVTGFFPADFFVLIVGVTALFAVAHLNGTLDWLLGLLLRLVGGRLALVPLVPFVIGAVLTAVGTLPAAATAIVAPIALGLAARYGISPLVAAVLGITGIISGLLSPLAVYGVTARELSAKFGIELPGSAPVAFLLGGLLTGLVVSLVCLLIGLRTGAVPRGRVAGDPPPESGTAPVPATKSARVLTVLCLLAVVVLSVGFEMNIGYLGITGALVLQLVLRLEPGAVVAKIPWSVVLLIGGLLTYVGLMQHLGAFEQISDLLRVEGSAALSLLVLCYIAGITSFAASSIAVFVTAMPLLPPLVEAGVSPVGGVLAIALASVLVDINPLGITGGLILGAAEPSARPRLFRQLLTYGLISIAVAPALAWLAFSFW is encoded by the coding sequence ATGACTATGGCAGTCGTGTCGATCATCGTCCTGGTCGCCCTCTTCGCGGCTACCCTGATACCCGCGTTCGATCTCGGACTGGGTGCGCTGGCCGCGGCTTTCGTCGTGGGCCTCGCGGCGGGGGTGCCCGCCGACGAGGTGACCGGGTTCTTCCCAGCCGACTTCTTCGTCCTCATCGTCGGGGTCACCGCCCTGTTCGCCGTTGCCCACCTGAACGGGACCCTCGACTGGCTGCTCGGGCTGTTGCTGCGGCTGGTCGGCGGCAGGCTGGCGCTGGTGCCTTTGGTGCCGTTCGTGATCGGCGCCGTGCTGACCGCGGTCGGCACCCTGCCCGCGGCCGCGACCGCCATCGTCGCCCCGATCGCGCTGGGACTGGCCGCGCGGTACGGCATCTCGCCGCTCGTGGCGGCGGTTCTCGGCATCACCGGCATCATCAGCGGGCTGCTCTCGCCGCTGGCCGTCTACGGGGTGACCGCTCGCGAGCTCAGCGCGAAGTTCGGCATCGAGCTTCCCGGTTCGGCGCCGGTGGCCTTTCTGCTCGGCGGGTTGCTGACCGGGCTCGTCGTTTCTCTGGTGTGCTTGCTCATCGGCTTGCGCACCGGTGCCGTTCCTCGTGGCAGGGTCGCGGGGGACCCGCCGCCGGAGAGCGGTACCGCGCCGGTGCCGGCGACGAAGAGCGCAAGGGTGCTCACCGTGCTCTGCCTGCTCGCCGTGGTCGTGCTCTCGGTCGGGTTCGAGATGAACATCGGCTATCTCGGCATCACCGGGGCTCTCGTCCTGCAATTGGTGCTGCGGCTGGAGCCGGGCGCGGTGGTGGCGAAGATCCCATGGTCGGTGGTCCTGTTGATCGGCGGCCTGCTCACCTATGTCGGCCTGATGCAGCACCTCGGCGCTTTCGAGCAGATCTCCGACCTGCTGCGGGTCGAAGGTTCAGCGGCACTGAGCCTGCTCGTGCTGTGCTACATCGCCGGCATCACGTCGTTCGCCGCCAGTTCCATCGCGGTGTTCGTGACGGCCATGCCGCTGCTGCCGCCGCTGGTGGAGGCCGGTGTCTCCCCGGTGGGCGGAGTGCTGGCCATCGCGCTGGCCTCGGTGCTGGTCGACATCAATCCGCTCGGCATCACCGGAGGACTGATCCTCGGCGCGGCCGAACCCTCGGCGAGGCCACGGTTGTTCCGGCAGTTGCTCACCTATGGACTGATCTCGATCGCCGTCGCGCCAGCGCTCGCGTGGCTGGCGTTCAGCTTCTGGTGA
- a CDS encoding arsenate reductase ArsC, whose protein sequence is MTTPEVLFVCVHNAGRSQMAAALLDHHAEGRVVVRSAGSAPADDINPAVIEVMGEIGIDLTTAFPKPLTTDAVRAADVVITMGCGDACPVYPGKRYLDWRLEDPAGLTAEQIRPIRDDIDRKVQELLTDLLTRS, encoded by the coding sequence ATGACCACACCGGAAGTGCTGTTCGTGTGCGTGCACAACGCGGGCCGCTCACAAATGGCAGCGGCCCTGCTCGACCATCACGCCGAGGGCCGGGTCGTCGTGCGCTCCGCTGGCTCCGCCCCCGCCGACGACATCAACCCCGCGGTCATCGAGGTCATGGGAGAAATCGGCATCGACCTGACCACGGCGTTCCCGAAACCACTGACCACCGACGCGGTGCGCGCGGCCGACGTCGTGATCACCATGGGCTGCGGCGACGCCTGCCCCGTCTACCCCGGCAAGCGCTACCTCGACTGGCGACTGGAGGACCCGGCCGGACTCACCGCCGAACAGATCCGCCCGATCAGGGACGACATCGACCGAAAAGTCCAGGAACTGCTCACGGACCTGCTCACCAGAAGCTGA
- the arsB gene encoding ACR3 family arsenite efflux transporter: MTTTVARQLSKLDRFLPVWIAAAMAVGLLAGRSIPGLSTALNAVSVDGISLPIALGLLVMMYPPLAKVRYDRLGTVTGDRRLLWSSLVLNWVLGPALMFALAWLMLPDLPEYRTGLIIVGLARCIAMVIIWNDLALGDREAAAVLVALNSVFQVIAFGLLGWFYLSVLPGWLGLDTTTLSVSGWQITKSVLIFLGIPLLAGYLTRRIGERARGRTWYETTFLPRIGPIALYGLLFTIVVLFALQGEQIVGRPLDVARIALPLLTYFGLMWAGSYALGRALELSDERTTTLAFTAAGNNFELAIAVAIATFGATSGQALAGVVGPLIEVPVLVALVYVSLALRRRAAARKVS, translated from the coding sequence GTGACCACCACCGTCGCCAGGCAGCTCTCGAAGCTGGACCGGTTCCTTCCGGTGTGGATCGCCGCGGCCATGGCGGTCGGCCTGCTCGCGGGTCGGTCGATCCCCGGCCTGAGCACGGCGCTGAACGCGGTGAGCGTGGACGGGATCTCGCTGCCGATCGCGCTCGGGCTACTGGTGATGATGTACCCGCCGCTGGCGAAGGTCCGCTACGACCGGCTCGGTACGGTCACCGGCGACCGGCGCCTGCTGTGGTCCTCTCTGGTCCTCAACTGGGTCCTGGGACCGGCACTGATGTTCGCGCTGGCGTGGCTGATGCTTCCGGATCTGCCCGAGTACCGCACCGGCTTGATCATCGTCGGGCTCGCCCGCTGCATCGCGATGGTCATCATCTGGAACGACCTCGCCCTCGGCGACCGCGAGGCCGCCGCCGTACTCGTCGCGCTCAACTCGGTGTTCCAGGTCATCGCCTTCGGCCTGTTGGGCTGGTTCTACCTTTCGGTGCTGCCGGGCTGGCTCGGACTGGACACCACGACGTTGTCGGTGTCGGGCTGGCAGATCACCAAGAGCGTGCTGATCTTCCTCGGAATCCCGCTGCTGGCCGGATATCTCACGCGCCGCATCGGGGAACGCGCGCGAGGCCGCACATGGTACGAAACCACGTTCCTGCCCCGGATCGGACCGATCGCGCTGTACGGGTTGCTGTTCACCATCGTGGTCCTGTTCGCGTTGCAGGGCGAGCAGATCGTCGGCCGCCCACTCGACGTAGCGCGGATCGCGCTGCCACTGCTGACCTACTTCGGCCTCATGTGGGCAGGTTCCTACGCGCTGGGCCGCGCGCTCGAACTCAGCGACGAGCGGACCACCACGCTCGCGTTCACCGCGGCGGGCAACAACTTCGAGCTCGCCATCGCCGTCGCGATCGCCACTTTCGGTGCCACCAGCGGACAGGCACTGGCCGGGGTCGTCGGCCCGCTGATCGAGGTCCCGGTACTCGTCGCCCTCGTCTACGTCTCTCTTGCCCTGCGCCGCAGGGCCGCCGCGAGGAAGGTTTCCTGA
- a CDS encoding ArsR/SmtB family transcription factor: protein MPKQLPLTAIDACCSPLAREPLSAEQAAELSGLFKAMADPVRLRLLSLIASHSGGEACVCDLTDAFDLSGPTISHHLKVLRQSGLITGERRGTWVYYRVHPEVLARLSAVLVPGEQNVPA, encoded by the coding sequence ATGCCGAAGCAACTCCCGCTGACCGCGATCGACGCGTGCTGCTCCCCGCTGGCCAGGGAACCACTGTCAGCCGAGCAGGCCGCCGAGCTCTCGGGTTTGTTCAAGGCGATGGCGGACCCGGTCCGGCTTCGGTTGCTGTCGCTGATCGCCTCGCACTCCGGTGGCGAGGCGTGCGTCTGCGATCTGACCGACGCTTTCGACCTGAGCGGCCCCACGATCTCGCACCACCTCAAGGTGCTGCGGCAGTCCGGGCTGATCACCGGCGAGCGCAGGGGCACCTGGGTCTACTACCGCGTGCACCCCGAGGTGCTGGCCCGCCTCTCGGCCGTGCTGGTACCCGGCGAGCAGAACGTGCCGGCGTGA
- a CDS encoding ArsI/CadI family heavy metal resistance metalloenzyme: protein MSRVQIALRVGDLAASIDFYTKLFGVEPSKLRPGYANFAIEDPALKLVLIEGEPGQATVMDHLGVEVGSTGEVEAATQRLTGEGLDTLTEDDTTCCYAVQDKVWVHGPGQEPWEVYTVKADSQDYGTDSAAPAACCTPEAKAG, encoded by the coding sequence ATGTCTCGTGTGCAGATCGCCCTGCGAGTGGGGGACCTGGCCGCATCGATCGACTTCTATACGAAGCTGTTCGGGGTCGAGCCCTCGAAGCTGCGGCCCGGCTATGCCAACTTCGCCATCGAGGATCCCGCGCTCAAGCTGGTGCTGATTGAGGGCGAGCCGGGGCAGGCCACCGTCATGGATCACCTCGGCGTCGAGGTCGGCTCCACCGGTGAGGTCGAGGCGGCCACCCAGCGGCTCACCGGTGAAGGACTGGACACCCTCACCGAGGACGACACCACCTGCTGCTATGCCGTGCAGGACAAGGTGTGGGTGCACGGTCCTGGCCAAGAGCCATGGGAGGTCTACACCGTCAAGGCCGATTCCCAGGACTATGGCACCGATAGTGCCGCTCCGGCCGCGTGCTGCACCCCGGAGGCAAAGGCGGGTTAG
- a CDS encoding PLP-dependent aminotransferase family protein, whose translation MGQLDEQGTDLHLELSGEGSIRARLMHALREAIRSGRLAPDTRLPSYRGLALDLGIARNTVAAAYAELAEEGWLTSRQGSGTRVARRATPPEPDTTRRARRPAPRKAVHDLLPSSPDAAAFPRAAWLSSARRALTAAPNDAFGAGDPRGRPELRQALAEYLARARGVRTEADRIVVCSGFAHGLRLLAKVLGGPIATESYGLAFHRSILNDAGASTVALTIDSHGARVDELPGTGATSVLLTPAHQYPTGGPLHPRRRAEVIDWARATGGLVLEDDYDGEFRYDREPVGAVQGLDPGHVVYLGSTSKSLSPALRLGWLVLPPALVGDVLRAKGERELWSGVVDQLTLADFLASGGYDKHLRRMRRSYRRRREQLVGTLAERAPHIGVSGIAAGLHAVLELPPGTEETALRAARRLGIALDGLGPYRHPASTMPPRDGVVIGYATPPEHGFTAALDALCLALPDG comes from the coding sequence ATGGGTCAATTGGACGAGCAGGGCACGGACCTCCACCTTGAGCTCAGCGGTGAGGGAAGCATTCGCGCGCGCCTCATGCACGCGCTGCGCGAAGCCATCCGCTCCGGCCGCCTCGCTCCCGATACCCGGCTGCCGTCCTACCGCGGCCTCGCCCTCGACCTGGGCATCGCGCGCAACACCGTCGCCGCCGCCTATGCCGAGCTCGCCGAGGAGGGCTGGCTGACCTCCCGCCAGGGATCCGGCACCAGGGTCGCGCGGCGCGCGACCCCGCCGGAACCCGACACCACCCGGCGCGCGCGTCGACCGGCGCCCCGGAAAGCAGTCCACGACCTGCTTCCCAGCTCTCCGGATGCCGCCGCTTTTCCGCGTGCCGCTTGGCTTTCCTCAGCCCGCCGCGCGCTCACGGCCGCCCCGAACGACGCGTTCGGGGCCGGTGACCCGCGCGGCAGGCCCGAACTGCGGCAGGCGCTGGCGGAATACCTCGCGCGGGCACGGGGTGTGCGTACCGAGGCCGACCGGATCGTGGTGTGCTCGGGCTTCGCGCACGGGCTGAGGCTGCTGGCCAAGGTGCTCGGAGGTCCGATCGCGACGGAGTCCTACGGGCTGGCCTTCCACCGGTCGATCCTGAACGACGCGGGGGCCTCCACCGTCGCCCTGACGATCGACTCGCACGGCGCCAGGGTCGATGAACTGCCCGGCACGGGAGCGACCTCGGTCCTGCTCACCCCGGCACACCAGTACCCCACCGGCGGCCCGTTGCACCCGCGACGGCGCGCGGAGGTCATCGACTGGGCCCGCGCGACCGGCGGGCTGGTTCTTGAGGACGACTACGACGGCGAGTTCCGCTACGACCGGGAGCCGGTCGGCGCGGTGCAGGGCCTCGACCCCGGCCATGTCGTCTATCTCGGTTCGACGAGCAAAAGCCTCTCCCCCGCGCTGCGGCTGGGCTGGCTGGTGCTGCCGCCCGCGCTCGTCGGCGATGTGTTGCGGGCCAAGGGAGAGCGGGAGCTGTGGTCCGGCGTCGTCGATCAGCTCACGCTCGCCGACTTCCTCGCCAGCGGCGGCTACGACAAGCACCTGCGCCGGATGCGGCGAAGCTACCGGCGGCGCAGGGAACAGCTCGTCGGCACACTCGCCGAGCGCGCACCGCACATCGGTGTCAGCGGTATCGCGGCGGGACTGCACGCTGTCCTCGAACTCCCGCCCGGCACCGAGGAAACCGCGCTACGCGCCGCGCGACGACTCGGCATCGCGCTCGACGGGCTTGGCCCCTATCGCCACCCCGCCAGCACGATGCCACCACGCGACGGCGTGGTCATCGGCTATGCGACGCCACCAGAGCACGGATTCACCGCCGCGCTGGACGCGCTCTGCCTTGCCCTGCCCGATGGCTAA
- a CDS encoding carboxymuconolactone decarboxylase family protein — translation MTTFQVPERMNFSAVAPKILKAVLALDSAARQGLDPVLVELVQIRASQLNRCAYCIDYHSTDAREAGETEERIYQLSAWQEAGVYTLRERAALALTEHVTLLPGGVPDEVYDRAAEHFDEAELARLIAVIFTVNTWNRMNVTTRKTPGTP, via the coding sequence ATGACAACCTTCCAGGTGCCTGAGCGCATGAACTTCTCCGCTGTCGCCCCCAAGATCCTCAAGGCCGTGCTGGCCCTCGACTCGGCCGCGAGGCAGGGCCTCGACCCGGTACTCGTCGAGCTGGTCCAGATCCGTGCCTCGCAACTCAACCGCTGCGCGTACTGCATCGACTACCACAGCACCGACGCCCGCGAGGCGGGTGAGACGGAGGAACGGATCTACCAGCTCAGCGCGTGGCAGGAAGCCGGTGTCTACACCCTGCGGGAGCGGGCGGCCCTCGCGCTGACCGAACACGTCACGCTGCTGCCAGGCGGTGTTCCCGACGAGGTCTACGACAGGGCCGCCGAGCACTTCGACGAGGCCGAACTCGCGCGGCTCATCGCCGTGATCTTCACCGTCAATACCTGGAACCGCATGAACGTCACCACCCGCAAGACACCGGGAACGCCGTAG
- a CDS encoding MFS transporter codes for MSTLDTSLPATGGHSPVKGWLAILAVTLGIFALMTSELLPVGLLTPVGSALGVSEGTAGLMVTIPGLVAAVSAPLVTVATGRVDRRVVLAVLIGLVGAANLVSSVATSFALVLVARFLVGISVGGFWSLAGGIALRLVPPKHVPRATAVIFGGVETASVLGVPAGTFLGDLSGWRTAFAAVGVLGLISLACVVLLVPKLPARRTIGFVDLRDLFTGNRGVRKGITVTFLVITGHFLAYTFLRPILGEAGVEAKATGALLLAFGVAGICGNFLAGALIGNRLRLTVTGIGVLLGTAMVLLAVVELTTFTAGAILVLWGLGYGAVPVTVQTWIIKAAGESTEAASSLNTAAFNLSIALGALAGGLAINHVATTSVLWIGAALVMLVLPVVRSGARA; via the coding sequence GTGAGCACGCTCGACACATCCTTGCCCGCCACCGGCGGGCACTCGCCGGTCAAGGGCTGGCTCGCCATCCTGGCGGTGACCCTCGGCATCTTCGCGCTGATGACCTCGGAGCTGCTGCCGGTAGGACTGCTCACGCCGGTCGGTTCCGCGCTCGGTGTTTCGGAGGGCACCGCCGGATTGATGGTGACGATTCCCGGGCTCGTGGCAGCTGTGTCGGCTCCGCTGGTCACCGTGGCCACCGGCCGCGTGGACCGGCGGGTCGTGCTGGCTGTCCTCATCGGACTCGTCGGAGCGGCCAACCTCGTCTCCAGTGTCGCCACGAGCTTCGCCCTTGTGCTGGTCGCGCGTTTCCTCGTCGGCATCAGCGTCGGCGGATTCTGGTCGCTTGCCGGTGGTATCGCGCTGCGGCTGGTGCCGCCCAAGCACGTTCCCCGCGCCACGGCGGTGATTTTCGGCGGCGTCGAGACCGCGTCGGTCCTCGGCGTTCCGGCGGGCACGTTCCTCGGCGACCTCAGCGGCTGGCGGACGGCGTTTGCCGCCGTCGGCGTTCTCGGCCTGATCTCGCTCGCCTGTGTCGTATTACTGGTGCCGAAGCTGCCAGCCAGGAGGACGATCGGTTTCGTGGACCTGCGCGACCTGTTCACGGGCAACCGCGGGGTGCGAAAGGGAATCACCGTGACGTTTCTCGTCATCACCGGCCATTTCCTCGCCTACACGTTCCTCAGACCGATACTGGGTGAGGCCGGGGTCGAGGCCAAGGCGACCGGCGCGCTGCTGCTGGCCTTCGGTGTCGCCGGAATCTGTGGCAACTTCCTCGCCGGTGCGCTGATCGGCAACCGGCTTCGCCTGACCGTCACGGGTATCGGAGTGCTGCTCGGCACGGCCATGGTCCTGCTCGCCGTCGTGGAACTCACCACGTTCACCGCGGGCGCGATTCTCGTACTGTGGGGTCTCGGCTACGGAGCGGTGCCGGTCACCGTCCAGACCTGGATCATCAAGGCGGCGGGAGAGTCGACGGAGGCCGCGTCGTCGCTGAACACGGCCGCGTTCAATCTCTCCATCGCGCTGGGCGCGCTAGCGGGTGGCCTTGCGATCAACCACGTCGCCACCACCAGTGTGCTCTGGATCGGTGCCGCGCTCGTGATGCTCGTCCTGCCGGTCGTACGGTCCGGCGCGAGAGCGTGA
- the cas2e gene encoding type I-E CRISPR-associated endoribonuclease Cas2e translates to MTVIVVAACPTGLRGHLTRWLLEISPGVFVGTINARVRELVWVRVVDMVKSGRAIMVYSANNEQGLAFSVHHHNWEPVDFEGVNLMLRPNTTSDVDQSPAPRPTGWSTAARRRKFGR, encoded by the coding sequence ATGACCGTCATCGTCGTCGCCGCGTGTCCCACCGGCCTGCGTGGGCACCTCACGCGGTGGCTGCTGGAAATTTCGCCCGGTGTCTTTGTCGGCACGATCAACGCGCGGGTCCGTGAACTCGTGTGGGTCCGCGTCGTCGACATGGTCAAGAGCGGACGCGCGATCATGGTGTATTCCGCCAACAACGAGCAAGGTCTCGCCTTTTCCGTCCACCACCATAATTGGGAACCAGTGGATTTCGAGGGCGTCAACCTCATGCTCCGGCCCAACACCACGTCCGATGTGGACCAGAGTCCGGCCCCACGTCCGACCGGCTGGAGCACCGCCGCCCGGCGCCGGAAATTCGGGCGTTGA
- the cas1e gene encoding type I-E CRISPR-associated endonuclease Cas1e, translating to MPDIPGAKPVPLSQLTRAEDRLTFIYLEHSVVHRDANAITAHDARGTVHIPAATLGALLLGPGTTVSQQAMVLLAESGSTAVWVGEHGVRYYAHGRSLARSSRLLEAQAALVSDRQSRLHVARRMYAMRFPDDDTTGLSMQQLRGKEGARVRRIYRENANRTGIEWTRRDYDSADFDSGTVVNQALSAANTSLYGVVHAAIVALGCAPGLGFVHTGHVRSFVFDIADLYKADIAIPIAFDIATAQPMDVGAETRRAVRDYLRRHAFLERCVSDVKDLLRGEDEEPVEYGPDALDGPDVVMLWDYDDGEVEGGVSYPEVPDL from the coding sequence GTGCCCGATATTCCCGGCGCGAAGCCTGTCCCGCTTTCTCAGCTCACCCGAGCGGAAGATCGGCTGACCTTCATCTATCTCGAACACAGCGTCGTCCATCGCGACGCGAACGCCATTACCGCCCACGACGCCCGCGGAACGGTTCACATACCGGCGGCGACACTCGGCGCACTGTTGCTCGGGCCCGGTACCACCGTGAGCCAGCAGGCCATGGTCCTGCTCGCCGAGAGCGGTTCCACGGCTGTCTGGGTGGGCGAGCATGGTGTCCGCTATTACGCCCACGGTCGTTCGCTGGCCCGTTCCTCCCGGCTGCTCGAAGCACAGGCCGCGTTGGTGTCCGACCGGCAATCCCGGCTTCACGTGGCCAGGCGGATGTATGCGATGCGCTTTCCCGACGACGACACGACCGGCTTGAGTATGCAACAACTCCGAGGTAAAGAAGGCGCTCGGGTGCGGCGCATTTACCGGGAGAATGCGAATCGCACCGGGATCGAATGGACGCGACGCGACTATGACAGCGCCGATTTTGACAGCGGAACCGTTGTCAATCAAGCACTTTCAGCAGCCAACACGAGTCTCTACGGTGTTGTCCACGCGGCGATAGTCGCGTTGGGATGCGCACCTGGTCTCGGGTTCGTCCACACCGGACATGTTCGGTCCTTTGTGTTCGACATCGCCGATCTCTACAAAGCCGATATCGCCATCCCGATCGCGTTCGACATAGCGACGGCGCAGCCCATGGACGTCGGGGCGGAAACGCGCAGGGCCGTTCGCGATTACCTGAGGCGGCACGCGTTCCTCGAACGTTGCGTCAGCGATGTCAAGGACCTCCTGCGGGGCGAGGACGAGGAGCCGGTCGAGTACGGCCCAGATGCGCTGGACGGGCCGGATGTCGTCATGCTGTGGGATTACGATGACGGAGAGGTCGAGGGCGGAGTGTCCTATCCGGAAGTACCCGACCTATGA